CGACCGTGTCGATGACCTCGGCGCCGATCTCATCGAGGGCGTCGAGGACGGCCGCGAGCGTGCCACCCGTCGAGAGGACGTCGTCGAGGACGAGCACCTTCTCGCCCTCGCGGACGTCGTTGATGTACATCTCGTTCTCCGAGTAGCCGGTCTTCTGGGAGATGGCGACCTCGTCGTCGAGGCCGTACTGGCGCTTCCGGATGACGGTCAACGGGATGTCGGTCATCAGCGAGACCGCGGTCGAAATGTGGATCCCCATCGCCGCCGGCGTGACGATCCGATCGACGTCCTCGAGCTCCGCCTTCCGAATGATTCGGATGACGATTTCCCGGAGCAGGCCGGGGTCGAGTTTCGGCACGCCGTCGCTGATCGGGTGGACGAAGTAGTGGTAACCGTTTTTCTCGATGATTGGCGCCTCGAGAAGCGACCGCTTCAACTGATCCATGTCGTGGGTCGGACGGTAGCGGAGTAAAAGTTGACGATCCGCTCGAGCCGTGTGTCGGACCCCCACCGCGGGTCGGCGCGCCGGCGAGCGCTACT
Above is a genomic segment from Haloterrigena salifodinae containing:
- the hpt gene encoding hypoxanthine/guanine phosphoribosyltransferase, whose product is MDQLKRSLLEAPIIEKNGYHYFVHPISDGVPKLDPGLLREIVIRIIRKAELEDVDRIVTPAAMGIHISTAVSLMTDIPLTVIRKRQYGLDDEVAISQKTGYSENEMYINDVREGEKVLVLDDVLSTGGTLAAVLDALDEIGAEVIDTVAVIKKVGGENKAADAGHDVKTLINVDVVDGEVVIVDEDGDS